Below is a window of Corynebacterium kalinowskii DNA.
CGGTAGCGGAATTTCGTGACCCGATTTTCCCTGGGCTTGTAGAAACTGGTCGTGTGGAAAATGGAAGTGTTTCGGACCCATATCATGCGGTTATTAACGCTGAGAATTTCCACGCATTGCAGATGCTCACGTTTTCACATCGTCATGCCATTGACGCGGTCTATATTGATCCTCCGTATAATACCGGCGCGAAAGATTGGAAATATAACAACGATTACGTGGAAGCCGAAGACCAGTACAGGCATTCAAAATGGCTATCTATGATGGAAAAACGTCTGCTTTTGGCAAAAGAACTGTTAAATCCGGAAGATTCTGTTTTGATTTGTTCAATAGACGAAAAAGAATTCTTGAGACTTGGTCTATTGCTAGAACAGCTTTTCTCCGGAGCTCGCATTCAAATGGTGTCGACAGTAATTAACCCAGCTGGGGCGGGTCGAGCCGCTGACTTCTCTAGAACTGATGAATATCTTTATTTTGTGCAACTCGGGAATTCAAAGTTGCTGCCCATGGAGCGAGAAGTCGAGAATGTTCCTGTGGTATGGGATACCCTACGGCGCTCAAGCTTAGCTGGTGCTCGCGGTAAGAAAGGCAAGGGTGCATGCGGGCCAAACCAGTTTTATCCAATCTATGTAAACGACGATTCGGGCAATATCGCCTGTATCGGAGAGCCACTTCCTGAGGATATGGATATTTCTAACGCACCTCAGGTCGAAGGGTGCACAGCAGTGTTTCCAATTCGTCCAGATGGCACTGAAATGAACTGGGGGATTACACCTGACGTAGCGCGAGTGAGACTGGCCGAAGGACACCTTCGAGCTGGAAAGCGAAAACCAAAGGAACCTCAACGATATGTCATCTCTTATCTCACTGGAGGAATTGTTCGAGATCTCGCAATCGGAAAAGCTATCATCTCGGGTCGAGCCGAGAATGGGAGCGTTATAGCTTATTACCCGACTGGAAAAGACAAAATGCCCACGACTCATTGGAATTTTAAGAGTCATGATGCTCAACGATATGGAACTGAAATTGTGAAAGAGACTCTGCCAAGGCGGTCTTTTCCATATCCCAAGTCACTATATGCCGTCGAGGACGCGCTTCGCTTTTTTATCAAGAGCAAACCCAATGCAACTGTGCTTGACTTCTTTTCTGGCTCAGGGACGACCGCGCATGCAGTAATGCGACTAAATAAACAAGATGGGGGCCGTCGAAGGACCATCATGATTACAAACAATGAGGTCAGTGCAGATGAACAAGAGAAGTTGCGAGCGCTTGGCTATCGACCAGGAGATCCTGAATGGGAAGAATGCGGAATTTGCGACTATGTCACTAAACCTCGCGTTACAGCGGCGATCACTGGACGCACTCCGGACGGTGATCCAATTAAGGGTGACTACAAGTTCACGGACGAGTTTCCTATGAGCGAAGGTTTTGAGGCTAACGCGGTGTATTACACCATGACATATGAGCAGCCGACGATGGTGCACTACGGTGAAGCTTTCGAGAGAATCGCACCCTTATTGTGGCTGAAGTCAGGGCAAACCGGCCCTGTCATTAGCCAGGTTTCGGATGCTGGGTGGGCAATAGCTGACACCTACGGCATCGTGTTCGACACCGATACGGCTAAACAATTGATTGACGCACTTGCGGGTACTCCGGTGGCAAAACTGGTGTACATCGTCACCGATGACACGCAAGCTTTCGAGCGCATCAGCCGTGACCTACCATCCGGTGTGCAGTCCGTGCGACTGTACGAGTCATATTTGTCCAACTTCGAGATCAACACTGCGGGGGCGATCCAGTAATGCGCTACATCCTGAAGGACTACCAAGCAGACGCCTCCACAAAGCTCGTTAAGCACTTGAGTGATTTTGCAGATAACTATCGGAGGAACGGCACTGTCGGCGCTGTAGGACTTGCAGCTATCACGGGTGCTGGTAAAACGGTCATCGCAGCCAGCGTGATCGAAGCAATCCTAAAAGGTACCGGCGATGAGCCAGCCGACCCTTCCGCAGTGTTCCTCTGGGTTTCCGACTCGGAGGATCTGAACGAGCAGTCTCGATGGCGCATTATGCAAGCCTCTAGCGAACTTGATGCACTCACGGAGAACATCACCACCAGCTTTAGAGAACCAAAGCTGCGACGCGGTAGAGTGTATTTCCTTAATGTCCAGAAACTCGGTAAGAATTCGACTCTTGCCCGGCAACGCTACCGTGTGGCTGATCCGCAACAGCAGATGCTCGGTTCGATGCCCGCACCGGATTCCGGCGAGGTGGATTTGTGGCGGGTGATCGGAAACACGATCGATGACCCGGATACGACCGTGTATTTGATTATTGATGAGGCTCACCGTGGCATGAGTAGTACGAAGAAGGCTTCGGAGGAACGTTCGACTATCGTGCAAACCCTCATGAAGGGTGCGCCTGCTACCGCGTTGGCGGAGGCAACTCCCGCGATGCCGATTGTTTTGGGTATCTCTGCAACTATCAAGCGATTTAACGACGTTATTGCACAGTCTCCGGGGCGAGTGGCTGTCTCGGTGGAGGTGGATCCGTACAAGGTGCAGGCATCGGGTCTTGTCAAGGACACCATTACGTTGCATATCCCGACTGAAGACGGTGTTTACGAAGAAATCTTGCTGCGCTCGGGTACGAAGTCGCTGATGCAGTTTGATCATGCTTGGGGTGGCTATGTGGCGTCCCAACCGGATGAAAAGCCGGTTGACCCGTTGATGGTGGTGCAGGTGCCCAACAAGGTTACTGATCTGCAGATTGAGCAGTATATGAGCATTATTATGGATACCTGGCCTGCGCTGGGGGTGGGTGCATTTGCTCATGTGTTGGGTGACAAGAGGTCGATTCCTGCCTTGGGCGTGCTCGTTGACTATGTGGAGCCGGAGCGTATCCAAGACACCCGCGAGATCCGTGTTGTTTTTGCTAAGGAAGCGATTTCCACGGGTTGGGATTGTCCACGTGCTGAAGTGATGGTCTCGTTTAGGCCAGCTAAGGATTTGGTGCACATCACGCAGTTGTTGGGTCGTATGCTGCGCACGCCCTTGGCTCGGAGCATTGACGGCAATGATTTTTTGAATTCGACGTTGTGTATCTTGCCGTACTTCGACCGGTCAAACGCGGTGGCGGTGGCGAACAAGGTTGCTTATGGTGGAACCTCGTTTGATGAATCCGATCCCACAACAGAGAAACTGCGAAGGGTGCTCATTAACCCCGTTGATCTCCATCCCATCGAAGGTGAAGTGGCCGATCGGGTGTGGGAGTGTTTTGAGTCCTTGCCGACTGATGCGGTGCCGAAGGGCACCTCGAATCCGATTCGTCTCCTCCAAGAGCTGGCATATGAGTTAGGCGTCGATGGCATTGTGGAAGATCCGAAAAAGACAGCCTTCAAGTCGCTCTGCCTAGCTTTGGATTATCAGTACGCGGATAACGAAGATCTCGTCAAGGACGTGGAGCACGATATTTGGAACTTGGAGGCTGAGTATCTGCAATTCCGACTAGGCATCGCGAACGAAAACTCGAAAACGAAGGTTCGCTCAGCAGAGCATGGCGAGGAGGTCACATATCGCGCCGATGCGAACGTCGTTCGGGAGGCAGCAAAGAAGGCTGGTCGGACATTTAGCCCTGAGTTAGTCACTAAGTACGTCAGCTATCGAAAACAGCAGGATGCCAGTGGTCGTGATCTAGTGGAGGTATTCCAGGAAGCGCAGGTGCGTATCGCGGCTCTTGCTCGAGTAGAGAAAACTCGGGATGCGGTATTGGGTAAGGCTACGGAGATTATTCATCAGTGGCAGGAACAGTTCCGGGTGGAAATGAAGATTCTCCCGGAGACTCGACTTGCCAAGTATGAGGAGATTTTCGAAAAGACTGATGTGCCAACGCGAATGGTGCTGCGCAAGCCTGCCAATGCTCAGGCTGAAACTATGATGTCGCAGGTTGATTCTTTCGGCAAAACGGTCGGGGAGCCAGTTGCAATTCCGCTGTTTGAGGGGCATGTGCTCGTCGATGAGCGCAATTTGTATCCAGCAATTCTGAACGACTTGGAAAACACCGTGGTTGAAACTGAAATGGCTCGGCAGGAGAGCGTAGCGTGGCTGCGGAACCGTTCATCAGGTGCTGGATCGTTTACGATCGGTTACCGTAATGCGGTTGGCGATTGGTCGAGTTTGCATCCGGATTTCCTATTCTTTTCTGAGGTGGGCGGTGCAGTCCGGGCGAGCATCGTGGATCCGCATAGTCACCACTTGGCTGATGCGCTGCCGAAGCTGCACGGATTGGTCAGATTCTATGAGATTGACCCGGGAGCGTGGTGGCGTGTCGAAGCATTAACGGATCTGGGGCAGGGGGATATCCGAGGAATCGACTTAACCAAACAAACGGTGAGGGACGCAATTCGTAATGCGCAATCAGCGGAGGAACTCTATCGAGACGAAGGACTATCCTTTAAGTACGCGACTTAGCGTGGAAACTCAACCTAGTATTCGGTGCTTATTCCAATAGCTAAATGAAAGCTAAACACCGTTATTTAAGGAGCCAATATGGCATTTTTTTAGTGACCCGTTCTATATGATGCAGCTCAGTGACGGTACGGTTTACCCTCTCGGAACCCGCACGAGATTTGATTTGGATCACAAGATCTTGGAGCCTATGCAGGAAGCCAAAGCAGAAGGCAAGCTGTTCAAGCTTCGTTTCATGAGCCATGGTTTCTTCAGCGATACTGAATGGGTGAATCCCGATCATGTGGTGAGAGTGTGGAGTATCAATGAAAGAAACTTTGAAGTGCCTCAGTTGGAGGCGAAGTACCCAGACTGGTTGATCTCAAAGATACCTCCGAAGGAGAAGTAACTCTACGACCTGAGAACTATCCACGTGGACTCCCCGCCTACTACCCATGCAGCACGAATCAGGTGTGGCATTGCAGTGCCCGCCCACGACAAGGAGACCGGCCAGTGGGTGCTCTCGCAGGCGAAGAACAACCTGGGTAAGTTCATGCCCGCGTATAACTTCGATCTCGTAGAAAACGGTTCACCGCCGATGATGGCAACACCGGCACGGCTATGGTGTTCGCCCTTGGCTCCCGCTCGGAGTTCACCGCCGATGAGATCCAGCAGCGCAATAAGTTCCATTCCAGCGGGGAGAAGGAGACGGCTAAGGGTTGGCTGAGGGACTATCTCAAGGAACACGACGCAACGCTCAAGAAGGAGATCCTAAAGGTCTCTAACGGCAAATTCTCTGAGAGCGCAATAGAGAAAGCATCGCGGGATCTTGATCTTGAGAAATCTTACGACAACCGTAAGGTGATGTGGTCACTTCCGTAATCGACATCCGTAACTCTGGGGAGTGTCTTACGGAGTTACGGAAGTGGGGGTAAATATATATATATATCTACCTGGGGTTATACCACTTCCGTAATATTACGGATGTGCGGATGTGGAAGGGTTGACTTCCGTAAGTCAGCGGTGTTGACTTCCGTAATAGTTACGGATGTGGATTTACCCCCTTTTACCTGGGGTTATGTCCTTAAAAGTGGCCACTTCCGTAATTCCGTAAGTGTCTTACGGATGTTACGGAATTATCCAACAAACTGCTTTAGTGTGGGTTTAGGTTTAAGTGAGATAATGAAGAAGTGATAACTCTCGCTCAAGCAGCAACCACGGTGACGCAGACCGTCACGGAGACCCTAACCGTGACGCAGACTCCGAGTCCGGTTTTCGTTCCTGTTCAGCAACCAGCGGTTGAGCAGGGGACTAACTGGTCGCTATGGATCTCTATCTTTGCTCTGTTGGTCGCCGGTCTGTCGTTGCTCTGGAATATCATTTCGTGGCGCAACAGCGGGGCAAGGCTAAAGGTTAGACTTAGTGCCGGATTTATTTCAGATCGAAATGACTCGGTCGATGCTGTTGGGGTAATAATCGAAAATGCGGGACGGCTCACAACTACGATCAATGTATTAAAGTTTCCTTATCGACAAGCTGGGATTAAGAAGTTCATTCACTTTGATTCCAGTTCATTTATGTATGGTTGTGAGCTTCCGCAATCACTGGCACCTGGTGAACGAGTGACCTACTTGCTGAAAGATGAAGTGCTAATTGAAACTTTGAAACGCTGCAATGTCAACGCGCGTCAACTCTCACTCGTGGTTTCAACTGGACATGCGGACTTTAATGTGCAGATACCTGAAAAGGTGCTTGCCTATATTGACGGACTCAGGTAGCTCCGTGCATGACCCCCGGTCTCTGGCACCCCTGGGGGGGACACCTACCCACCCCCACGCGCGCAGTCCTTCGGTGCTGCACTTTTTCGCGTGCGACAGTTGAGGAAAACGGGCTTAAGTATAGTTAATCGAACATTAACCCGGTTAACCAACGCTTAATTTACGTCATGCATGCCCCAGGGCACTGGCCGAAAATCGTGCCACTGGGGCAATGTGCAAATGTTTGGTCGGAGCTCGAAATACTACTTAATCTTCCAGGTGTTGCCACAGCCCTGACAGAGACACATCTTCTGGGTCTTAATCTTTTCCTTCTGGGTACCCTGAGACTTTTTCCAGACCAGGTTTGATGTCCCGAAAGTCATTAATGCCGTTGTTCCACGCATCATATTATTGAAGTTTCCACCAAGGCCGGTGCCGTGGCGAGCGGTGCGTCCGCCCGTTTGGACAAGTTCGATATTGACGTTTTCACTTCCACACTTTGGGCAAATCATTTTGCTCCCCTTTCGTTGTTGATCCATCACGAGGTTACCTAATTGTTACATCCGAAGAACTAGAAAACTAATCAATTCGCTACAAAGTGATGTCTATTACCACTTTGGAAAGATGGAAAAGAAGCTATCGTGATCCTGTATGTACGACGCGCGTAGGTCAGCGCATCGGCTAAGCGCCTAACAGCTCGGAGGGGTCTAGTAGGTTGCCTGAGGATCTTCAACGCCTTAGAAAGGCTCGGTTTTCACGGTTTTGCCTAAAAACAGGCTCTGAGCTGGGCAAACATTGCCGGCGAATTGTAAAACCGCAGGTCAACGCATGTTTTCAGATTGTGCGGTAAAATGGTGGCATAGTTCGCCCTCGCAGTCACCGACGCGGGGGCATTTTGGTATGTTTTTGCGTTGTAATTGCGTATCAAATGTGAAGACAGTAACAAAAACGCTACTACCAGCATCGGAGTTAATTTCTATGGGGCCCCGCTGGCCCCACGCGGCGGAAAAGTCCAGGTAGGAATGCCTGGACTTTTTCTTTACCCATCAATAATAGACTAAGTGGTATATTGAGAGATTTGTCAAACAGTGTAGACCTGCGTATTCTTCAATTCCGTTCAATAAACAGAATATAGACAGATAGGTCTACAATGGCTAAAAATCGCTGGACAAGTTTTGGGGCACAGATCGGTTACGGCCTGGTCATCGGCTTGGGGCTGGGGTTCGTTGCGCGTGGCATGAGCGAAGGCAATTGGCTCACTACAGCTCTCACTGAGGTCGGTAGTGCTTATGTCAGCCTGCTGAAGGTCCTTATTCCGCCCCTCATCGTTACCGCTGTAGTAACTTCGATCGCCAACCTGCGTCAGGTGACCAATGCGGCGCGCTTGGCGTGGCGCACCATCCTGTGGTTTGCGATCACCGCGTTCGCTTCCGTTGTAGCGGGTATCGGCGTCGGCCTACTGGTGAACCCAGGTCAGGGTTCTACGGTGGACGCCTCCGCAGCTAAGGCTCCGAGCACTGTGGGCTCTTGGTGGGCGTTCGTGCAAGGTTTGGTCCCGAACAACATCATGGGTTTGGGGGTTACGGTGAAGGAGAGTGGCGCTGCGAGCGTCAACTTCAACGTGCTGCAGCTGCTGCTGATCTCCATTGTATTCGGCATCGCTGCTATTCAGGTGGGGAAGAAGGCAGAACCTGCGTTGGAACTAGCCGCAAGCGTGCTGGAGATCGTGCAGAAGGTGCTGTGGTGGATCATTCGCCTGGCACCGATTGGTACCGCAGCGCTGATCGGCAAGGCAGTGGCGGTTTACGGTTGGGATGCGATCGGATCTCTAGGCAAGTTCGTCTTCGCCATCTACTTGGGTCTCGTGCTGGTCATCGGCGTGATCTACCCGGTTATTCTCAAGGCACACGGCATAAATATCGTTCAGTTCTTCCGCAAGGTTTGGCCTGTGACCTCGCTTGGCTTCGTTACTCGCTCATCGATGGGTGTCATGCCGGTCACGCAACGCGTCACTGAACAGGCCCTCGGCGTCCCACGCGCTTATGCTTCCTTTGCCGTGCCACTCGGCGCCACGACAAAGATGGATGGTTGCGCCTCGATCTACCCGGCGATCGCTGCGATCTTTGTGTCCCAGTTCTACGGGATCCCGCTGCACGCCACGGACTATCTCCTCATCGCTTTCGTATCGGTGATTGGCTCTGCTGCTACTGCCGGTACTACGGGTGCCACGGTGATGCTCACGTTGACGCTGTCGACCTTGGGTCTGCCACTGGAGGGTGTTGGCCTGCTGCTCGCAGTGGATCCGATCATTGACATGGGACGCACGGCAGTCAACGTCACTGGTCAGGCGCTGGTGCCTCTGATCG
It encodes the following:
- a CDS encoding DNA methyltransferase, which produces MHPQLGQDLKKEIAHLADRRNFGLVFERHQPESVELPSLKVRVGSKVHILSPRGSVTPLADKRLWQVVSIDSGVAELGEVLPNGRDWSTELLGREPETRSEAIDDLVAVAEFRDPIFPGLVETGRVENGSVSDPYHAVINAENFHALQMLTFSHRHAIDAVYIDPPYNTGAKDWKYNNDYVEAEDQYRHSKWLSMMEKRLLLAKELLNPEDSVLICSIDEKEFLRLGLLLEQLFSGARIQMVSTVINPAGAGRAADFSRTDEYLYFVQLGNSKLLPMEREVENVPVVWDTLRRSSLAGARGKKGKGACGPNQFYPIYVNDDSGNIACIGEPLPEDMDISNAPQVEGCTAVFPIRPDGTEMNWGITPDVARVRLAEGHLRAGKRKPKEPQRYVISYLTGGIVRDLAIGKAIISGRAENGSVIAYYPTGKDKMPTTHWNFKSHDAQRYGTEIVKETLPRRSFPYPKSLYAVEDALRFFIKSKPNATVLDFFSGSGTTAHAVMRLNKQDGGRRRTIMITNNEVSADEQEKLRALGYRPGDPEWEECGICDYVTKPRVTAAITGRTPDGDPIKGDYKFTDEFPMSEGFEANAVYYTMTYEQPTMVHYGEAFERIAPLLWLKSGQTGPVISQVSDAGWAIADTYGIVFDTDTAKQLIDALAGTPVAKLVYIVTDDTQAFERISRDLPSGVQSVRLYESYLSNFEINTAGAIQ
- a CDS encoding DEAD/DEAH box helicase, with product MRYILKDYQADASTKLVKHLSDFADNYRRNGTVGAVGLAAITGAGKTVIAASVIEAILKGTGDEPADPSAVFLWVSDSEDLNEQSRWRIMQASSELDALTENITTSFREPKLRRGRVYFLNVQKLGKNSTLARQRYRVADPQQQMLGSMPAPDSGEVDLWRVIGNTIDDPDTTVYLIIDEAHRGMSSTKKASEERSTIVQTLMKGAPATALAEATPAMPIVLGISATIKRFNDVIAQSPGRVAVSVEVDPYKVQASGLVKDTITLHIPTEDGVYEEILLRSGTKSLMQFDHAWGGYVASQPDEKPVDPLMVVQVPNKVTDLQIEQYMSIIMDTWPALGVGAFAHVLGDKRSIPALGVLVDYVEPERIQDTREIRVVFAKEAISTGWDCPRAEVMVSFRPAKDLVHITQLLGRMLRTPLARSIDGNDFLNSTLCILPYFDRSNAVAVANKVAYGGTSFDESDPTTEKLRRVLINPVDLHPIEGEVADRVWECFESLPTDAVPKGTSNPIRLLQELAYELGVDGIVEDPKKTAFKSLCLALDYQYADNEDLVKDVEHDIWNLEAEYLQFRLGIANENSKTKVRSAEHGEEVTYRADANVVREAAKKAGRTFSPELVTKYVSYRKQQDASGRDLVEVFQEAQVRIAALARVEKTRDAVLGKATEIIHQWQEQFRVEMKILPETRLAKYEEIFEKTDVPTRMVLRKPANAQAETMMSQVDSFGKTVGEPVAIPLFEGHVLVDERNLYPAILNDLENTVVETEMARQESVAWLRNRSSGAGSFTIGYRNAVGDWSSLHPDFLFFSEVGGAVRASIVDPHSHHLADALPKLHGLVRFYEIDPGAWWRVEALTDLGQGDIRGIDLTKQTVRDAIRNAQSAEELYRDEGLSFKYAT
- a CDS encoding cytochrome c-type biogenesis protein; translation: MITLAQAATTVTQTVTETLTVTQTPSPVFVPVQQPAVEQGTNWSLWISIFALLVAGLSLLWNIISWRNSGARLKVRLSAGFISDRNDSVDAVGVIIENAGRLTTTINVLKFPYRQAGIKKFIHFDSSSFMYGCELPQSLAPGERVTYLLKDEVLIETLKRCNVNARQLSLVVSTGHADFNVQIPEKVLAYIDGLR
- a CDS encoding dicarboxylate/amino acid:cation symporter, translated to MAKNRWTSFGAQIGYGLVIGLGLGFVARGMSEGNWLTTALTEVGSAYVSLLKVLIPPLIVTAVVTSIANLRQVTNAARLAWRTILWFAITAFASVVAGIGVGLLVNPGQGSTVDASAAKAPSTVGSWWAFVQGLVPNNIMGLGVTVKESGAASVNFNVLQLLLISIVFGIAAIQVGKKAEPALELAASVLEIVQKVLWWIIRLAPIGTAALIGKAVAVYGWDAIGSLGKFVFAIYLGLVLVIGVIYPVILKAHGINIVQFFRKVWPVTSLGFVTRSSMGVMPVTQRVTEQALGVPRAYASFAVPLGATTKMDGCASIYPAIAAIFVSQFYGIPLHATDYLLIAFVSVIGSAATAGTTGATVMLTLTLSTLGLPLEGVGLLLAVDPIIDMGRTAVNVTGQALVPLIVSKREGIWERAVFEDSAATAR